A window from Brassica napus cultivar Da-Ae unplaced genomic scaffold, Da-Ae ScsIHWf_2460;HRSCAF=3176, whole genome shotgun sequence encodes these proteins:
- the LOC111212904 gene encoding protein STRICTOSIDINE SYNTHASE-LIKE 12-like isoform X2, whose product MMSFFSIISLLLLLFSLSSVVISDGESFQKLPVPENRSGPEAFAFDSTGKGFYTGVSGGKILKYTPETGYVDFAQITESSNSSWCDGVVGTALAGRCGRPAGIAFNEKTGELYVADAPLGLHVVSPAGGLAVKIADSVDGKPFKFLDGLDVDPTTGVVYFTSFSSRYTPIQVLIALGLKDATGKLFKYDPSTKVVTVLMEGLSGSAGCAVSSDGSFVLLSQFTKSNIKRYWIKGPKAGSSEDFTNSVSNPDNIKRIGSTGNFWIASVVNKIVVPTNPSAVKVNSNGEVLQTIPLKDQFGDTLLSEVNEFDGSLYIGTLTGPFAGVLKL is encoded by the exons ATGATGTCATTTTTCTCCATAATTTctctcttgcttcttcttttctctctgtCGTCGGTGGTTATCTCGGATGGCGAGTCTTTTCAGAAACTTCCGGTGCCGGAAAATAGGTCAGGCCCTGAAGCTTTCGCCTTTGACTCCACCGGAAAAGGATTCTACACCGGAGTCTCTGGTGGAAAAATACTGAAGTATACTCCTGAGACGGGTTATGTCGATTTTGCACAGATCACAGAATCATC GAACTCTTCATGGTGCGATGGTGTAGTTGGGACGGCTTTAGCCGGAAGATGCGGTCGACCGGCGGGGATAGCCTTCAATGAAAAAACAGGTGAGCTCTACGTCGCCGATGCACCGTTGGGTCTTCACGTTGTGTCTCCCGCCGGTGGCTTGGCCGTAAAAATCGCCGACAGTGTTGATGGAAAGCCCTTTAAATTTCTCGACGGTCTTGACGTTGATCCAACTACTGGTGTCGTCTACTTCACTTCCTTCAGCTCACGCTATACCCCAAT TCAAGTGTTGATTGCATTGGGATTAAAGGACGCGACCGGAAAACTCTTCAAGTACGATCCATCAACAAAGGTCGTGACCGTATTAATGGAAGGTTTAAGTGGCTCAGCTGGTTGTGCCGTGAGCTCGGATGGTTCGTTCGTGCTTCTCAGTCAGTTCACAAAGAGTAACATCAAGAGGTATTGGATCAAGGGACCTAAAGCTGGTTCATCTGAAGACTTCACAAACTCGGTCTCAAACCCTGACAATATCAAGAGGATTGGTTCTACAGGAAACTTTTGGATCGCTTCGGTTGTGAACAAGATCGTTGTGCCGACAAACCCATCAGCGGTCAAAGTGAACTCCAATGGTGAAGTGCTTCAAACAATTCCTCTAAAAGATCAATTTGGGGACACTTTGCTTAGCGAAGTTAACGAATTCGATGGTAGTTTATACATCGGGACTCTCACTGGCCCTTTTGCTGGAGTTCTTAagctttaa
- the LOC111212904 gene encoding protein STRICTOSIDINE SYNTHASE-LIKE 12-like isoform X1, producing MMSFFSIISLLLLLFSLSSVVISDGESFQKLPVPENRSGPEAFAFDSTGKGFYTGVSGGKILKYTPETGYVDFAQITESSNSSWCDGVVGTALAGRCGRPAGIAFNEKTGELYVADAPLGLHVVSPAGGLAVKIADSVDGKPFKFLDGLDVDPTTGVVYFTSFSSRYTPMYFSSLFSSRYTPIQVLIALGLKDATGKLFKYDPSTKVVTVLMEGLSGSAGCAVSSDGSFVLLSQFTKSNIKRYWIKGPKAGSSEDFTNSVSNPDNIKRIGSTGNFWIASVVNKIVVPTNPSAVKVNSNGEVLQTIPLKDQFGDTLLSEVNEFDGSLYIGTLTGPFAGVLKL from the exons ATGATGTCATTTTTCTCCATAATTTctctcttgcttcttcttttctctctgtCGTCGGTGGTTATCTCGGATGGCGAGTCTTTTCAGAAACTTCCGGTGCCGGAAAATAGGTCAGGCCCTGAAGCTTTCGCCTTTGACTCCACCGGAAAAGGATTCTACACCGGAGTCTCTGGTGGAAAAATACTGAAGTATACTCCTGAGACGGGTTATGTCGATTTTGCACAGATCACAGAATCATC GAACTCTTCATGGTGCGATGGTGTAGTTGGGACGGCTTTAGCCGGAAGATGCGGTCGACCGGCGGGGATAGCCTTCAATGAAAAAACAGGTGAGCTCTACGTCGCCGATGCACCGTTGGGTCTTCACGTTGTGTCTCCCGCCGGTGGCTTGGCCGTAAAAATCGCCGACAGTGTTGATGGAAAGCCCTTTAAATTTCTCGACGGTCTTGACGTTGATCCAACTACTGGTGTCGTCTACTTCACTTCCTTCAGCTCACGCTATACCCCAATgtatttttcttctctcttcagCTCACGCTATACCCCAAT TCAAGTGTTGATTGCATTGGGATTAAAGGACGCGACCGGAAAACTCTTCAAGTACGATCCATCAACAAAGGTCGTGACCGTATTAATGGAAGGTTTAAGTGGCTCAGCTGGTTGTGCCGTGAGCTCGGATGGTTCGTTCGTGCTTCTCAGTCAGTTCACAAAGAGTAACATCAAGAGGTATTGGATCAAGGGACCTAAAGCTGGTTCATCTGAAGACTTCACAAACTCGGTCTCAAACCCTGACAATATCAAGAGGATTGGTTCTACAGGAAACTTTTGGATCGCTTCGGTTGTGAACAAGATCGTTGTGCCGACAAACCCATCAGCGGTCAAAGTGAACTCCAATGGTGAAGTGCTTCAAACAATTCCTCTAAAAGATCAATTTGGGGACACTTTGCTTAGCGAAGTTAACGAATTCGATGGTAGTTTATACATCGGGACTCTCACTGGCCCTTTTGCTGGAGTTCTTAagctttaa
- the LOC125601147 gene encoding protein STRICTOSIDINE SYNTHASE-LIKE 12-like encodes MTLYIFLISLLLLSLLSAVVSDDASFQKLPVPGKRSGPESFAFDSTGKDFYTGVSGGKILKYTPDKGFVDFAQITKTSTSSWCKGVFGTALAKKCGRPAGIAFNPKTGDLYVADAPLGLHVIHPAGGVATKIADSVDGKPFKFLDGLDVDPTTGVVYFTSFSSKFSPSEVFIAVGVKDASGKLFKYDPATKAVTVLMEDLSGAAGCAVSSDGSFVLVSEFIKSNIKRYWIKGPKAGSTDDIFSSSVSNPDNIRRIGSTGNFWVASVINKVVMPTDPSAVKIDSNGKVLQTIFLKNEFGNTLLSEANEVDGKLYIGTLTGPFAGVMKL; translated from the exons ATGACGTTGTATATCTTCTtgatttctcttcttcttctctcgcTTTTGTCAGCTGTTGTCTCCGACGACGCATCTTTCCAGAAACTTCCGGTGCCGGGAAAGAGGTCAGGCCCTGAATCTTTTGCCTTTGATTCCACCGGAAAAGATTTCTACACCGGAGTCTCCGGTGGTAAAATCCTCAAGTATACTCCTGACAAAGGTTTTGTCGATTTTGCTCAGATAACTAAGACTTC AACTTCTTCGTGGTGCAAAGGAGTATTTGGAACCGCATTGGCCAAGAAATGTGGCCGACCTGCGGGGATAGCCTTCAACCCAAAGACAGGTGACCTTTACGTCGCTGATGCTCCATTGGGTCTTCACGTTATCCATCCCGCCGGAGGTGTGGCCACAAAGATCGCAGACAGTGTTGACGGAAAGCCCTTCAAGTTCCTCGACGGTCTTGACGTTGATCCCACCACCGGTGTCGTCTACTTCACTTCTTTCAGCTCCAAGTTCAGCCCCAG CGAAGTGTTTATCGCAGTGGGAGTAAAAGACGCAAGTGGAAAGCTCTTCAAATACGACCCAGCGACCAAAGCAGTGACTGTGTTAATGGAAGATCTAAGTGGTGCGGCTGGTTGCGCCGTGAGCTCTGATGGTTCATTCGTGCTGGTTAGCGAGTTCATAAAGAGTAACATCAAGAGGTATTGGATCAAAGGACCAAAAGCTGGATCTACTGATGACATCTTCTCAAGTTCTGTCTCGAACCCCGACAACATCAGGAGGATCGGTTCTACTGGAAATTTTTGGGTCGCTTCCGTTATTAACAAGGTCGTAATGCCCACGGACCCTTCGGCTGTCAAAATCGATTCTAATGGAAAAGTGCTTCAGACCATTTTTCTCAAGAATGAGTTTGGTAATACATTGCTCAGTGAAGCCAACGAGGTCGACGGCAAACTGTATATTGGAACTCTTACTGGACCTTTTGCCGGAGTTATGAAACTTTAG
- the LOC125601148 gene encoding protein STRICTOSIDINE SYNTHASE-LIKE 11-like: MTSFVSVISLLLSFSLAIFSGAASFQKFPVPGKRSGPEAFAFDSTGKGFYTGVSGGKIFKYLPGKGYVDFGYITVSSKSQWCDGALGIAYMSKCGRPAGIAFNNKTGELYVADAPLGLHVIPSGGGYAKKIADRADGKPFLFLDGLDVDPTTGVVYFTSFSSKFSPGDVLKAVASKDASGKLFKYDPSKRVVTVLLEGLSGSAGCAASSDGSFVLVSQFIKSNIKRYWIKGSKAGTSEDFTNAVSNPDNIKRIGSSGNFWVASVVNTATGPTNPSAVKINSDGRVLQTISVKDKFGDTLVSEVNEFEGRLYVGTLSGPFAGIIDL; encoded by the exons ATGACGTCGTTTGTTTCCGtgatttctcttcttctctcattTTCTCTGGCTATTTTCTCAGGTGCTGCGTCCTTCCAAAAATTTCCAGTTCCGGGAAAAAGGTCAGGCCCTGAAGCTTTCGCCTTTGATTCCACCGGAAAAGGTTTCTACACCGGAGTTTCCGGCGGTAAAATCTTTAAATATCTACCGGGGAAGGGTTACGTCGATTTTGGCTATATCACAGTATCCTC GAAGTCGCAATGGTGCGATGGAGCACTTGGAATAGCTTATATGAGTAAATGCGGCCGGCCGGCCGGAATAGCATTCAACAACAAAACAGGAGAGCTCTACGTGGCCGATGCTCCGTTGGGTCTCCACGTCATTCCTAGTGGTGGTGGCTACGCCAAGAAGATCGCCGACAGGGCTGACGGCAAGCCCTTCTTGTTTCTCGATGGCCTCGACGTTGATCCCACAACCGGGGTCGTCTACTTCACTTCCTTCAGCTCAAAATTTAGCCCTGG CGACGTGTTAAAAGCAGTGGCATCAAAAGACGCTTCCGGGAAACTCTTCAAGTACGATCCATCAAAAAGGGTCGTGACTGTATTGCTCGAAGGTCTAAGTGGCTCAGCCGGTTGTGCCGCTAGCTCAGACGGTTCGTTTGTGCTGGTTAGTCAGTTCATCAAGAGTAACATCAAGAGGTATTGGATCAAGGGGTCTAAAGCTGGTACTTCTGAAGACTTCACTAATGCGGTCTCGAACCCTGACAATATCAAGAGGATCGGTTCTTCCGGAAACTTTTGGGTTGCTTCGGTAGTGAACACAGCCACCGGACCAACAAACCCGTCAGCGGTTAAAATTAACTCTGATGGTAGAGTGCTTCAGACAATTTCGGTGAAGGATAAGTTTGGAGATACTTTAGTCAGCGAGGTTAACGAATTCGAAGGAAGGCTTTATGTCGGAACTCTGTCTGGTCCTTTTGCCGGAATTATTGAcctttaa